The following proteins are encoded in a genomic region of Terriglobia bacterium:
- a CDS encoding chlorite dismutase family protein: protein MVSREQLTGAPSFVIIAAFKLLPEWAQADDSIRALAAAELTGVLTESSQRVEASIYLSQGLKASADFFLRIHANDLAEAQSYVNECAQTIIGRHSLIADIMIGISKPRRYITQENSARLNEQLNNSKYESATPRYAIVIPVKKTARWWNMPESERLHEIEVHTQKSLAYMSCVKRELYYSTGLDEQDFITYFETADLQAFHELNAALAGIRENEFQIRCEHLMLLGAIRSVSEIARILSRQPAPDAT from the coding sequence ATGGTAAGCAGAGAACAACTCACGGGCGCACCTTCTTTCGTGATCATCGCAGCTTTTAAGCTGCTGCCTGAGTGGGCACAGGCTGACGACTCGATTCGCGCACTCGCGGCGGCGGAGTTGACCGGAGTGCTTACCGAATCATCGCAAAGAGTTGAGGCCAGCATCTACCTGAGCCAGGGGCTTAAGGCCTCGGCCGATTTTTTTCTCAGGATCCATGCCAATGATCTGGCGGAAGCCCAAAGTTATGTCAATGAATGTGCGCAGACCATCATCGGCCGCCACTCGCTAATCGCCGACATCATGATCGGCATCTCCAAACCGCGCCGTTACATTACGCAAGAGAACTCGGCCCGGCTCAATGAGCAGCTGAACAACAGCAAATATGAAAGCGCAACGCCGCGCTATGCCATTGTGATTCCGGTGAAGAAAACCGCGCGCTGGTGGAACATGCCTGAAAGCGAACGCCTGCATGAGATTGAGGTGCACACGCAAAAGTCGCTTGCCTACATGAGTTGTGTGAAACGCGAGCTCTATTACAGCACCGGCCTGGACGAGCAAGACTTTATTACCTATTTCGAGACAGCTGATCTCCAGGCATTTCATGAGCTAAATGCCGCGCTGGCAGGCATTCGTGAAAATGAATTTCAGATCAGATGCGAACACCTCATGCTGCTGGGGGCCATCCGCAGCGTTTCTGAAATTGCGCGTATTTTAAGCCGGCAACCAGCACCTGATGCTACTTGA
- a CDS encoding zf-HC2 domain-containing protein — protein sequence MNARMINHDDAMKDLMAERYLLGELNTAERDAYEQHLFSCDACFEQVKAGTEFVTHLRHIGTEAPQPTLPGFMSRLMTSVRQPVTITAFGLLLFASGVAIHQNSMIAHLKEPRPEIRSVLTGVAHGSGETHLIQASKNSSLSLNVEYARKGEFISYRAQILSSSGKALHTVALPETQVGTTATIALPADALKPAQYSMVVFGRRSDGTQEEVGRGAFELQFTD from the coding sequence ATGAACGCACGAATGATAAACCACGATGACGCAATGAAAGATCTCATGGCGGAGCGCTACCTGTTAGGCGAACTAAATACGGCTGAACGAGATGCGTATGAGCAACACTTGTTTTCTTGTGACGCCTGCTTTGAGCAGGTAAAGGCAGGGACGGAGTTTGTGACCCATTTGCGGCACATTGGAACGGAAGCTCCGCAGCCGACTCTCCCCGGCTTCATGTCCCGTCTTATGACGAGTGTGCGTCAGCCCGTAACCATTACGGCGTTTGGGCTTCTGTTATTTGCGTCTGGCGTTGCAATCCACCAGAATTCGATGATCGCCCATCTGAAGGAACCTCGCCCTGAAATACGTTCTGTATTAACGGGGGTGGCTCATGGTTCCGGCGAAACCCACCTGATACAAGCTTCGAAAAACTCTTCCCTGAGCCTGAATGTTGAGTATGCGCGGAAAGGCGAATTTATCTCATATCGGGCCCAGATTCTCTCGAGTTCCGGAAAAGCGCTGCATACGGTCGCGCTGCCGGAAACTCAGGTTGGAACTACAGCTACCATAGCTCTGCCGGCCGACGCGTTGAAACCGGCGCAGTATTCAATGGTGGTTTTCGGGCGCAGGAGTGATGGCACGCAAGAGGAAGTAGGTCGCGGCGCTTTTGAATTGCAGTTCACTGACTAA
- a CDS encoding sigma-70 family RNA polymerase sigma factor, translating to MDFYSFDEEYLRRLGAHDPATEAHFVAYFSERLRITLRARGIDSHTIEDVRQETFCRVWVAVQSGSVNNAQGFGAYVHAVCKNVLSESRRVDIRNQHDSLDGTDVIDQQLSLEELMQRSENSTLVRAILAELPERDQHLLQARFFEDRDNEEVCGDFGVDRDYLRVLFHRAIQKFGELYKKKFN from the coding sequence GTGGACTTCTACTCTTTCGATGAAGAATACCTGCGCCGCCTCGGGGCCCATGATCCTGCCACCGAAGCTCATTTTGTCGCCTACTTTAGTGAACGGCTAAGAATCACTTTGCGTGCGCGCGGCATTGACTCGCACACGATTGAAGATGTGCGCCAGGAAACGTTTTGCCGCGTATGGGTTGCCGTCCAGTCCGGCAGCGTAAATAATGCGCAGGGGTTCGGCGCTTATGTGCATGCGGTTTGCAAGAATGTTCTTTCAGAAAGCCGCCGGGTTGACATCCGCAACCAGCACGATTCCCTGGATGGGACTGATGTTATTGATCAGCAACTTAGCCTGGAAGAATTGATGCAGCGAAGTGAGAACAGCACCCTGGTGCGCGCCATTCTGGCTGAGCTTCCTGAAAGGGACCAGCACTTGCTGCAGGCGCGTTTCTTTGAGGACCGCGATAATGAAGAAGTTTGTGGCGATTTTGGTGTGGATCGCGACTACCTTCGTGTCCTGTTTCACCGGGCCATTCAAAAGTTTGGGGAACTTTACAAGAAAAAATTTAACTAG
- a CDS encoding cupredoxin family copper-binding protein, with the protein MPICAASLLGVAMTASAVRTTAAAFEDKAASVTVKMINFTYSPDPLTVPVGTTVRWVNYDDDQHNVVSDDKSFKSKLLDKNQEYSYTFTKKGTYRYICSIHPKMVGKVTVE; encoded by the coding sequence ATGCCTATCTGCGCAGCTTCATTGCTGGGAGTTGCGATGACGGCTTCCGCGGTCCGGACAACCGCCGCAGCTTTTGAAGACAAAGCGGCAAGCGTTACCGTGAAGATGATCAATTTTACCTACTCTCCCGATCCGTTGACGGTGCCGGTGGGGACCACTGTGCGCTGGGTCAATTATGACGACGATCAGCACAACGTGGTGAGTGACGACAAGAGTTTCAAGTCGAAGCTGCTGGACAAGAACCAGGAGTACTCCTACACGTTCACCAAAAAAGGAACATACCGATACATCTGCTCAATTCATCCCAAGATGGTTGGCAAAGTAACTGTTGAGTAG
- a CDS encoding DUF2231 domain-containing protein, with amino-acid sequence MHPFDIKTALMAKHAQHVVLIHFPIALFLCGTVFDFLAQWTHKATLAAAAYYNLIVAAIMSLPVVITGILAWRLQLEGQSLKGVLLQHLVLAVVSTVLIWLAWWLHFRAIRSERAVPSYRLAVEFAGVITITLAAHLGGFLSGVNLP; translated from the coding sequence ATGCACCCATTCGATATCAAAACGGCGCTGATGGCGAAACATGCTCAGCATGTAGTGTTGATTCATTTTCCCATCGCATTATTCTTGTGCGGCACTGTGTTTGACTTTTTGGCGCAATGGACGCACAAAGCCACTCTGGCTGCAGCCGCCTATTACAACCTGATTGTTGCGGCCATAATGTCTTTGCCGGTTGTAATCACCGGCATCCTGGCTTGGCGACTACAACTGGAGGGCCAGTCTCTGAAGGGAGTTCTGCTGCAACATCTGGTGCTCGCAGTGGTTTCAACGGTGCTGATCTGGCTGGCGTGGTGGCTGCATTTTCGCGCAATACGTTCTGAGCGTGCCGTGCCAAGCTATCGGCTTGCAGTGGAGTTCGCGGGAGTCATCACGATTACCCTGGCGGCGCATCTGGGTGGGTTTTTGAGCGGTGTAAATCTTCCCTAG
- a CDS encoding GntR family transcriptional regulator → MPQAQNRHTPLAPDVRESDRVYSSLREMAITFKLKPGERLTELDIAERFSVSRTPVREALNRLVNEGFLSADGRGFSLRDLNPKECFDLYELRLALECTAVRLAVQRASDEELSLLSKMARLANREPADCSVERIVELDEQFHEEIARLSGNAQLTEALKSVNARIRFVRLIDMEGRPRSRSLGDHVTVARALQARDAESAIQAIQKHVSRKLQDMVQVVRRGIARIYVADFDRQASALQGNRRRKLS, encoded by the coding sequence ATGCCTCAAGCCCAGAATCGGCATACGCCACTCGCTCCCGACGTTCGTGAATCCGACAGGGTGTATTCCAGCTTGCGTGAGATGGCGATCACATTCAAGCTCAAGCCCGGTGAACGGCTGACAGAATTAGATATCGCGGAAAGGTTCTCCGTATCACGGACTCCCGTTCGCGAGGCTTTAAATCGGCTGGTCAATGAAGGCTTCCTGAGCGCCGATGGAAGAGGCTTCTCGCTGCGCGACCTCAACCCCAAAGAGTGCTTTGATCTTTATGAACTCCGTCTTGCCCTGGAATGTACGGCCGTCCGATTGGCGGTACAGCGCGCTAGTGACGAGGAGCTTTCCCTTCTGTCAAAAATGGCGAGACTCGCAAACCGCGAGCCCGCGGATTGTTCTGTGGAACGCATTGTGGAACTCGATGAGCAATTCCATGAAGAAATCGCACGGCTCTCAGGCAATGCACAATTAACTGAAGCATTGAAAAGCGTAAACGCGCGCATTCGTTTTGTCCGGCTCATTGATATGGAAGGCAGGCCACGAAGCCGATCCCTTGGAGATCACGTAACGGTGGCCCGCGCTTTGCAGGCGCGAGATGCTGAAAGTGCGATTCAAGCCATTCAGAAACACGTTTCTCGCAAGCTTCAAGACATGGTACAAGTCGTTCGTCGGGGGATTGCCCGAATTTACGTAGCTGATTTTGATCGCCAGGCTTCAGCGCTACAAGGCAACCGGCGCAGAAAACTATCCTAG